Genomic segment of Xanthobacter dioxanivorans:
TGGCCAAGAATGGCCCCCGCCCGCGCGCCCAGAGCCTCAGCGAACTGGGGCGAGAGGCGACGGACGCGGTCATCGGCGTCCGTCTCGAACGAGATGCGCAGCGGGCCGGCCTGTGCGGTCGCGGCCACGGGGAGCTGATGAGGGGGAGTCTCGCGGATGCGACGCGGCAGGGCCTTGTCCGTCGTCGCCTGATCGAGGGCGCCCGGATCGGCGAACAGCACCGCCGGGCCCGACGCCAGCAGCACCGGTGCGTAGCGAAAGAGCCGGGGCACGAAGGCGCCGGGCAGAAGCAGGCGCGCGAAGCCGAAGGTCTTGATCTGGTTGCGGGACAGCCCCTTCACCGTGCGGGCAAGGGCGGCCGGCGCTTCCTCGCCCACGGCCAGCCCCAGGGCCGCACAAGCCGGCGTCGCCTCGACGATCAGCCGGGACGGCAGCGCGACGGCGAAGGAGGGGAGGTCGGTCCGCGCCAGCGGCGCCAGGGCCGCATGCGACACGAGGAGGGGGCGTGCGCTCGTCTGCGTCATCTGTTCGCGTCATCCCTTCCGCCGCGGCGCGCGGGTCCGTTGCGATCATGCGCTCCGGATTGTCATGACTATTGATTAATGTCGGTGCAATGTGAGCGAAAATTCGCCTTTCATATTGCCGAGGCGCACCCGCGCCATACTAAGATCTGTGAAGGTGCGGTTGCTTGCGCCGCCCTGACAACCCGAGGAGTGACGGCCATGACGACGAAATTCGGTCCGGACCTGGAGCTGCCTGCGGAAATGCGCGCCATCGCCGAGAAGAACGTGGCGCAGGCGCGCCAGGCCTTCGAGACGCTCTTCACCAATGCGCGCGAGGCCGTGGGCGACACCGAGGGCCGGCTGGAGGAGGTGCGCAGCGGCATCCTGGACCTGCGCCAGAAGGCCATCGGCCTGATGGAGGCCAATGTGGAGGCGAGCTTCGACTTCCTGCACAAGCTGGTCGCCGCCAAGAGCCCTCAGGAGATGTTGAGCGTGCAGGCGGAGTTCCTCACCACCCAGATGAAGTCGGTGGCGGAACAGGCCAAGAGCTTCGGTACCGAGGCGAAGTCGCTGGGTGAATCCGCCGTGCGCACGTTCGGCGAGGACGCGCGTGTCCTTGCAGAACGCCTGAAGACGCTGGCCGCCACTGCCGCCCAGAACGCCCAGAGCGCCGCGCAGGACTTCAAGAGCGTAAGCGAGACCGCCGTGCGTGATGCCAAGACCACGGCCGAGCACGCCGCCACCACCGCTGCCCAGGCCACCGATCCGAACCAGTCGCACTGATTCGGGCCGCGTTTCGGCCTCAAGTGCTTGTGCAGCGCAGAATTTCTTTTTGCGCTGCATTCTTCCCTCGGGTATAGTCGGGTGGTCGGGGATCTACTGCCACTCTTTTCGTCGTTCGGTCGTGTGGCTGCACCGTTTTCGGTGCCCCCCGTCTCGATGGCGCCGGCGGCGTGACTCGGCGCACGGATCGGCCTGCCCGCTTCATCGAGGAAGACATGAACGACACCTTCATCAAGGCCTACCAGGACCAGATCGAAGCCGCGAAAAAGGCGTTCTCCGCCAACGGCGTCCCCGGCGTGGAAGTGCCCCCGGCGGTGCGCGAGGTGGCCGAGAAGGGCCTCGCCGCCTGCAAGGAGAATTACGCCAAGCTCAAGGGTGCTGCGGACCAGGTCAACACCGCCCTTGAAGATACCTACACCACTGCCAGCAAGGGCGTGGCGCAGTATAATTCAAAGGTGTTCGAGGCGGTTCAATCGAACGTGAACTCCGCCTTTGACTACTTCAACTCGCTGCTGACTGCGAAGACGGTGGCCGAGGCCGTGGAACTTTCCACCGGCCATGCGCGCAAGCAGTTCGAGACCCTCACCGCCCAGGCGAAGGATCTCACCTCGCTGGCGCAGAAGGTCGCCGCCGAATCCGCCGAGCCGCTGAAAAGCTCGGTCGAGAAGACGATTCGTCCCGCCGCCTGACCGCCATTCGGACCTGGTCTGAAGCGGCAACCTCCGCCACGTGGGGTGCGATCGCGCTTGACGTGGCGGGTTCACCTTGCAATGACGCGGGCATCATTTCCCGCGAGCTGTTCGCATGCGTGCCCTTGGATCTGTTTCGCCCCTGCTTGTGGTCGGCCCCTCCTGGGTCGGCGACATGGTCATGGCGGCGAGCCTGGTCGAGGTATTGCGCCTGCGCGAGCCGGGGCGTCCCATCGACGTGCTGGCCCCGCCCGCCGCCCTTCCCATCGCGCGCATGATTCCCGGGGTCCGGCGGACCATTCCTCTTGGCCTTGGCCACGGCGAACTCGGCGTGCTGGCACGCTGGCGCGCTGGCCGCGCCCTGCGCAATGAAGGCTACGGCAAGGCCATCATCCTGCCCCGCGCCTTCAAGGCCGCCATCGTGCCCCTCGCGGCCGACATCCCCGAGCGGGTAGGCTACAAGGCGGAGCTTCGCAGCCCGCTGCTCACCGACGCGCGCCCCGACCCCAACCGCAAGACGGCACGCACCCTCGACCGCTTCGTCGCGCTTGGATTGCCCGTGGGCTCCATCGCCCGCGCACCCCGTCCGCGGCTGATGCTGCCGGACGGCGCCGTGGACGTGGCGACGGCCAAGTTCCCGCTGGAGGGCGAAGGGCCGGTGATGGTGCTGTGTCCCGGTGCCGAGTACGGCCCGGCGAAGCGTTGGCCCGCCGCGAAATTCGCTGCCCTTGCCGCCCTCGCGGTGAAGGCCGGCTACCGCATCCGCATCCTCGGCTCGCCCAAGGACGCGGAAGCCGCCGACGCCATCGCGGGCGGCGCGGGCGTGCCGGTGGACAATCTGGTCGGCCGAACCACCCTCATCGAGGCCGCCGCGATCCTCGCCTGCGCGGACGTGGTGGTCTCCAACGATTCCGGCCTCATGCACGTGGCCGGGGCATTCGACCGGCGGCTGGTGGTGCTCTATGGCGCCTCGTCCGAGAAGATGACGCCACCCGCCTCGCCCTTCGCCCGCGTGCTGGCGCGCGACCTGCCGTGCCGCCCGTGCCACAAGCGGGAATGCCCGCTGAAGACCCTCGCCTGCCTTGAGGGCATTGCCGCCGAGGAGGTCCTGGCAGCCGCCGAGCATCTGCGCCGATGAAGGTGCTGCTGGTGAAGCTGTCCTCGCTGGGCGACGTGGTGCACACGTTCCCGGCGCTGACGGACGCGCGCACCGCCATCCCCGGCCTTGAGCTGGACTGGGCGGTGGAGGAGGCCTTCGCCCCCGTCGCGCGGCTGCATCCGGCGGTGCGGAACGTGATCACGGTGCCCCTGCGCCGGCTCCTGCGCAATCCGCTCGCGGCGTTCCGAGGTGGGGAGGTGGCGCGCATCCGGGCGGCGCTTGCGGCGGAGCCCTACGATCTGGTCATCGATGCCCAGGGGCTGATGAAGAGCGCCGCCGTCGCCGCCCTCGCCCGCGGTCCCCGTCACGGCTTCGACCGGGCGAGCGCGCGC
This window contains:
- the waaF gene encoding lipopolysaccharide heptosyltransferase II, translating into MRALGSVSPLLVVGPSWVGDMVMAASLVEVLRLREPGRPIDVLAPPAALPIARMIPGVRRTIPLGLGHGELGVLARWRAGRALRNEGYGKAIILPRAFKAAIVPLAADIPERVGYKAELRSPLLTDARPDPNRKTARTLDRFVALGLPVGSIARAPRPRLMLPDGAVDVATAKFPLEGEGPVMVLCPGAEYGPAKRWPAAKFAALAALAVKAGYRIRILGSPKDAEAADAIAGGAGVPVDNLVGRTTLIEAAAILACADVVVSNDSGLMHVAGAFDRRLVVLYGASSEKMTPPASPFARVLARDLPCRPCHKRECPLKTLACLEGIAAEEVLAAAEHLRR
- a CDS encoding phasin family protein, whose protein sequence is MTTKFGPDLELPAEMRAIAEKNVAQARQAFETLFTNAREAVGDTEGRLEEVRSGILDLRQKAIGLMEANVEASFDFLHKLVAAKSPQEMLSVQAEFLTTQMKSVAEQAKSFGTEAKSLGESAVRTFGEDARVLAERLKTLAATAAQNAQSAAQDFKSVSETAVRDAKTTAEHAATTAAQATDPNQSH
- a CDS encoding phasin, producing the protein MNDTFIKAYQDQIEAAKKAFSANGVPGVEVPPAVREVAEKGLAACKENYAKLKGAADQVNTALEDTYTTASKGVAQYNSKVFEAVQSNVNSAFDYFNSLLTAKTVAEAVELSTGHARKQFETLTAQAKDLTSLAQKVAAESAEPLKSSVEKTIRPAA